In one window of Macadamia integrifolia cultivar HAES 741 chromosome 2, SCU_Mint_v3, whole genome shotgun sequence DNA:
- the LOC122072251 gene encoding high mobility group B protein 1, with translation MKAGKGKGAAKETKETLKPVDDRRVGKRKAAVKADKGSKRRVKKEKTAKKDPNKPKRPASAFFVFLEEFRKTYKQDHPNVKAVSAVGKAGGEKWKSLTEAEKAPYEAKAAKRKSDYEKLMSAYNKKQESMGDDGDEESDRSRSEVHDDDEEESAEEEEEDDEDDD, from the exons ATGAAGGCTGGCAAAGGAAAGGGGGCAGCGAAGGAGACGAAGGAAACGTTGAAGCCTGTTGATGACAG AAGGGTTGGCAAGAGGAAGGCTGCCGTTAAGGCAGACAAGGGTAGCAAGAGACgggtaaagaaggagaaaactGCCAAGAAAGACCCTAACAAACCAAAGAGGCCAGCAAGTGCTTTCTTTGTCTTTCT AGAAGAGTTCCGAAAGACTTACAAGCAAGATCATCCTAATGTGAAGGCTGTCTCGGCT GTTGGGAAAGCTGGTGGAGAGAAGTGGAAATCATTGACTGAAGCT gagaAAGCTCCATATGAAGCGAAAGCCGCAAAGAGGAAGTCAGACTACGAAAAGCTTATGTCAGCCTACAACAAGAAACAG GAAAGTATgggtgatgatggtgatgaggAGTCTGATAGGTCAAGATCAGAAGtgcatgatgatgatgaggaagaaaGTGCGGAA gaagaggaagaggacgaTGAAGATGACGATTGA